The following are encoded together in the Prionailurus viverrinus isolate Anna chromosome B3, UM_Priviv_1.0, whole genome shotgun sequence genome:
- the SLC39A2 gene encoding zinc transporter ZIP2 isoform X1: protein MEPLLGVKIGCLFALLVLTLICGLIPICFKWFQLDAATGRHRRVLSLLGCTSAGVFLGAGFMHMTADALEGIESEIQKFMMQNRTKREGSVSDDADSAQMEYPYGELIISLGFFFVFLLESLVLQCYPGAAEGVTVQEEWDGAHVLGLHSHGPLPSPSKGPLRALVLLLSLSFHSVFEGLAVGLQPTVAATVQLCLAVLAHKGLIVFGVGLRLVQIGSGSRWATLSILSLALMSPLGLGLGLAVTQGDSKGGRGLTQAVLEGVAAGTFLYVTFLEILPRELAGPEAPLAKWGCVAAGFAFMAIIALWA, encoded by the exons ATGGAACCACTACTGGGAGTAAAAATTGGCTGCCTGTTTGCCCTGCTGGTTCTCACTCTGATCTGCGGCCTTATTCCCATCTGCTTCAAATGGTTCCAGCTGGATGCAGCCACAG GTCGTCACCGCCGGGTCCTCAGCCTCCTGGGCTGCACTTCTGCAGGTGTTTTCCTGGGAGCGGGGTTCATGCACATGACTGCTGATGCCCTGGAGGGAATTGAATCAGAGATCCAGAAGTTTATGATGCAG AACAGGACAAAAAGGGAGGGAAGTGTTTCTGATGATGCCGATTCAGCACAG ATGGAGTATCCCTATGGAGAGCTCATCATCTCCCTGGgcttcttctttgtcttccttttggAGTCGCTGGTATTGCAATGCTATCCTGGGGCTGCTGAAGGGGTCACAGTGCAGGAGGAGTGGGACGGGGCTCACGTCCTTGGACTCCACAGCCATggacctctcccctccccctcaaaggGTCCCCTCCGAGCCCTTgtcctcttgctctccctctccttccattCAGTGTTTGAAGGTCTGGCTGTGGGGCTGCAGCCAACAGTAGCAGCTACCGTGCAACTCTGTCTCGCAGTCCTGGCTCACAAGGGGCTCATAGTGTTTGGTGTAGGACTGCGGCTGGTGCAGATAGGCAGTGGCTCGCGATGGGCCACGCTGTCCATCCTGTCACTGGCTCTCATGTCccccctgggcctgggcctgggacTGGCTGTGACTCAGGGGGACTCTAAAGGGGGGCGTGGCTTAACCCAGGCTGTGTTAGAAGGTGTGGCAGCCGGCACCTTTCTGTATGTCACCTTCCTAGAAATTCTGCCCCGGGAGCTAGCTGGCCCCGAGGCCCCTCTGGCCAAGTGGGGCTGTGTAGCCGCCGGTTTTGCCTTCATGGCCATTATTGCTTTGTGGGCCTGA
- the SLC39A2 gene encoding zinc transporter ZIP2 isoform X2, with protein sequence MEPLLGVKIGCLFALLVLTLICGLIPICFKWFQLDAATGRHRRVLSLLGCTSAGVFLGAGFMHMTADALEGIESEIQKFMMQDKKGGKCF encoded by the exons ATGGAACCACTACTGGGAGTAAAAATTGGCTGCCTGTTTGCCCTGCTGGTTCTCACTCTGATCTGCGGCCTTATTCCCATCTGCTTCAAATGGTTCCAGCTGGATGCAGCCACAG GTCGTCACCGCCGGGTCCTCAGCCTCCTGGGCTGCACTTCTGCAGGTGTTTTCCTGGGAGCGGGGTTCATGCACATGACTGCTGATGCCCTGGAGGGAATTGAATCAGAGATCCAGAAGTTTATGATGCAG GACAAAAAGGGAGGGAAGTGTTTCTGA
- the NDRG2 gene encoding protein NDRG2 isoform X1: MAELQEVQITEEKPLLPGQTPEVAKTHSVETPYGSVTFTVYGTPKPKRPAILTYHDVGLNYKSCFQPLFQFGDMQEIIQNFVRVHVDAPGMEEGAPVFPLGYQYPSLDQLADMIPCILQYLNFSTIIGVGVGAGAYILSRYALTHPDTVEGLVLINIDPNAKGWMDWAAHKLTGLTSSIPEMILGHLFSQEELSGNSELIQKYRNIITHAPNLENIELYWNSYNNRRDLNLERGGAVTLKCPVMLVVGDQAPHEDAVVECNSKLDPTQTSFLKMADSGGQPQLTQPGKLTEAFKYFLQGMGYMASSCMTRLSRSRTASLTSAASIDGNRSRSRTLSQSSESGTLPSGPPGHTMEVSC; this comes from the exons ATGGCGGAGCTGCAGGAGGTGCAGATCACAGAGGAGAAGCCGCTGTTGCCAGGGCAGACGCCCGAGGTGGCCAAG ACTCACTCTGTGGAGACACCTTATGGCTCTGTCACTTTTACTGTCTATGGCACCCCCAAACCCAAACGCCCAGCGATACTCACCTACCATGATGTGGGACTCAATT ATAAATCTTGCTTCCAGCCGCTGTTTCAATTCGGAGATATGCAGGAAATCATTCAGAACTTCGTGCGAGTTCATGTGGATGCCCCTGGAATGGAAGAGGGGGCTCCTGTGTTCCCTTTGGG ATATCAGTACCCATCTCTGGACCAGCTGGCGGATATGATCCCTTGCATCCTGCAGTACTTAAA TTTTTCCACAATAATTGGAGTTGGTGTTGGAGCTGGGGCCTACATCCTGTCACGATATgct CTTACTCACCCGGATACAGTCGAAGGTCTTGTCCTCATCAACATTGATCCCAATGCCAAGGGCTGGATGGATTGGGCAGCCCACAAG CTAACAGGCCTCACCTCTTCCATTCCGGAGATGATCCTTGGACATCTCTTCAGCCAA GAGGAGTTGTCTGGAAATTCTGAGTTGATACAAAAGTACAGAAATATCATTACACATGCACCCAATCTGGAGAACATTGAACTGTACTGGAATAGCTACAACAA CCGCCGAGACCTGAACCTTGAGCGTGGAGGTGCTGTCACCCTCAA GTGCCCTGTGATGCTGGTGGTAGGAGACCAAGCACCCCATGAAGATGCAGTG GTGGAATGTAACTCAAAGCTGGACCCCACCCAGACCTCTTTTCTCAAG ATGGCTGACTCTGGAGGCCAGCCCCAGCTGACTCAG CCAGGCAAGCTGACCGAGGCCTTCAAGTACTTCCTGCAAGGCATGGGCTACA TGGCCTCATCCTGCATGACTCGCCTGTCACGATCTCGCACAGCCTCCCTGACCAGCGCAGCATCCATTGACGGCAACCGGTCCCGCTCTCGCACCCTGTCCCAGAGCAGCGAGTCTGGAACTCTCCCTTCAGGGCCTCCAGGGCATACCATGGAGGTCTCCTGTTGA
- the METTL17 gene encoding methyltransferase-like protein 17, mitochondrial — MATARAVRLLLTSSRWRLGRREVPQSRALAALVPGVSQVDNSSDFLGKRPHRRHPGILQLPCVELPKALAAAAQLLLLQSAMPNVEKQVRALTNYLWSRHLPVGPEELQRRAVYLEEKFLENPDLSQSEEKLRETVLRALRKTTYHWQELSYNEKLSLVYMAARLDGGFAAVSRAFHEIQARVPEFQPQTLLDFGSGTGSVTWAAHSTWGQSLREYMCVDSSAAMLDLAEKLLKGGSESGEPYVPGVFFRQFLPVSPKVQFDVVVSAFSLSELPSKADRTEVIHTLWRKTSHFLILVENGTKAGHSLLMDARDLVLKGKEKSPSDPRPGFVFAPCPHEFPCPQLTASKPLACSFSQAYHSIPFSWNKKNLKEEKFSMVILARGSPEEANRWPRITQPVLKRPRHVHCHLCCPDGHMQHAVITAHRHGRDLYRCARVSSWGDLLPVITPSESELPPSPAKDPPGS; from the exons ATGGCGACCGCGAGGGCAGTGAGACTTCTGCTGACTTCAAGCAGATGGCGTCTCGGCCGTAGAGAAGTTCCCCAGTCCCGC GCGCTCGCCGCCCTTGTGCCCGGCGTATCTCAGGTGGATAACAGCTCCGATTTTCTGGGGAAGAGGCCCCATCGCCGGCACCCCGGCATCCTGCAGCTGCCATGCGTAGAGCTGCCGAAAGCACTGGCTGCCGCCGCACAGCTCCTCCTGCTCC AGAGCGCGATGCCCAATGTGGAGAAGCAGGTGCGGGCACTGACGAATTACCTCTGGAGCCGGCATTTACCTGTAGGGCCGGAGGAGTTGCAAAGACGGGCTGTGTATCTTGAGGAAAAATTCTTGGAAAACCCAG ATTTATCTCAGTCAGAGGAGAAACTTCGTGAAACGGTGCTGCGTGCCCTACGCAAAACTACATACCATTGGCAAGAACTGAG CTACAATGAGAAACTGAGCCTGGTGTATATGGCAGCAAGACTGGATGGTGGCTTCGCAGCAGTCTCCAGGGCATTCCATGAG ATCCAGGCTCGAGTTCCAGAGTTCCAGCCCCAAACCTTActggactttggttcaggtacTGGTTCTGTCACTTG GGCTGCTCACAGTACTTGGGGCCAGAGCCTACgagaatatatgtgtgtggaCAGCTCAGCTGCTATGTTGGATTTGGCGGAGAAGCTACTGAAAG GTGGCTCAGAATCTGGGGAGCCTTATGTTCCAGGTGTCTTTTTCAGACAGTTTCTACCTGTATCACCCAAG GTACAATTCGATGTGGTGGTATCAGCCTTTTCCCTAAGTGAACTGCCCAGCAAGGCTGACCGCACTGAGGTAATCCACACCTTATGGCGCAAGACAAGTCATTTTCTG ATATTGGTAGAGAATGGAACAAAAGCTGGGCACTCCCTTCTCATGGATGCCAGGGACCTGGTCCTTAAG ggCAAAGAGAAGTCACCTTCAGACCCTCGACCTGGCTTTGTCTTCGCTCCA TGTCCACATGAATTTCCTTGTCCCCAGTTGACAGCCTCTAAGCCCCTGGCCTGTAGCTTTTCTCAGGCTTACCACTCCATCCCCTTCAGTTGG AATAAGAAGAATCTAAAAGAGGAAAAGTTCTCCATGGTAATTCTTGCCCGGGGGTCTCCAGAAGAGGCTAATCGTTGGCCCCGTATCACTCAGCCTGTCCTCAAACGGCCACGCCATGTGCATTGTCACCTGTGCTGTCCAGATGGGCATATGCAGCATGCTGTGATCACAGCCCACCGGCATGGCAG GGATTTGTATCGCTGTGCTCGTGTCAGCTCTTGGGGAGATCTTTTACCTGTGATCACACCTTCAGAGTCGGAGCTTCCTCCGTCCCCTGCTAAAGATCCCCCTGGAAGTTGA
- the NDRG2 gene encoding protein NDRG2 isoform X2 — translation MAELQEVQITEEKPLLPGQTPEVAKEAELAAGILLDQGQTHSVETPYGSVTFTVYGTPKPKRPAILTYHDVGLNYKSCFQPLFQFGDMQEIIQNFVRVHVDAPGMEEGAPVFPLGYQYPSLDQLADMIPCILQYLNFSTIIGVGVGAGAYILSRYALTHPDTVEGLVLINIDPNAKGWMDWAAHKLTGLTSSIPEMILGHLFSQEELSGNSELIQKYRNIITHAPNLENIELYWNSYNNRRDLNLERGGAVTLKCPVMLVVGDQAPHEDAVVECNSKLDPTQTSFLKMADSGGQPQLTQPGKLTEAFKYFLQGMGYMASSCMTRLSRSRTASLTSAASIDGNRSRSRTLSQSSESGTLPSGPPGHTMEVSC, via the exons ATGGCGGAGCTGCAGGAGGTGCAGATCACAGAGGAGAAGCCGCTGTTGCCAGGGCAGACGCCCGAGGTGGCCAAG GAGGCTGAGTTAGCTGCTGGAATCCTCCTGGACCAGGGACAG ACTCACTCTGTGGAGACACCTTATGGCTCTGTCACTTTTACTGTCTATGGCACCCCCAAACCCAAACGCCCAGCGATACTCACCTACCATGATGTGGGACTCAATT ATAAATCTTGCTTCCAGCCGCTGTTTCAATTCGGAGATATGCAGGAAATCATTCAGAACTTCGTGCGAGTTCATGTGGATGCCCCTGGAATGGAAGAGGGGGCTCCTGTGTTCCCTTTGGG ATATCAGTACCCATCTCTGGACCAGCTGGCGGATATGATCCCTTGCATCCTGCAGTACTTAAA TTTTTCCACAATAATTGGAGTTGGTGTTGGAGCTGGGGCCTACATCCTGTCACGATATgct CTTACTCACCCGGATACAGTCGAAGGTCTTGTCCTCATCAACATTGATCCCAATGCCAAGGGCTGGATGGATTGGGCAGCCCACAAG CTAACAGGCCTCACCTCTTCCATTCCGGAGATGATCCTTGGACATCTCTTCAGCCAA GAGGAGTTGTCTGGAAATTCTGAGTTGATACAAAAGTACAGAAATATCATTACACATGCACCCAATCTGGAGAACATTGAACTGTACTGGAATAGCTACAACAA CCGCCGAGACCTGAACCTTGAGCGTGGAGGTGCTGTCACCCTCAA GTGCCCTGTGATGCTGGTGGTAGGAGACCAAGCACCCCATGAAGATGCAGTG GTGGAATGTAACTCAAAGCTGGACCCCACCCAGACCTCTTTTCTCAAG ATGGCTGACTCTGGAGGCCAGCCCCAGCTGACTCAG CCAGGCAAGCTGACCGAGGCCTTCAAGTACTTCCTGCAAGGCATGGGCTACA TGGCCTCATCCTGCATGACTCGCCTGTCACGATCTCGCACAGCCTCCCTGACCAGCGCAGCATCCATTGACGGCAACCGGTCCCGCTCTCGCACCCTGTCCCAGAGCAGCGAGTCTGGAACTCTCCCTTCAGGGCCTCCAGGGCATACCATGGAGGTCTCCTGTTGA
- the NDRG2 gene encoding protein NDRG2 isoform X3: MAPPNPNAQRYSPTMMWDSIPLFQFGDMQEIIQNFVRVHVDAPGMEEGAPVFPLGYQYPSLDQLADMIPCILQYLNFSTIIGVGVGAGAYILSRYALTHPDTVEGLVLINIDPNAKGWMDWAAHKLTGLTSSIPEMILGHLFSQEELSGNSELIQKYRNIITHAPNLENIELYWNSYNNRRDLNLERGGAVTLKCPVMLVVGDQAPHEDAVVECNSKLDPTQTSFLKMADSGGQPQLTQPGKLTEAFKYFLQGMGYMASSCMTRLSRSRTASLTSAASIDGNRSRSRTLSQSSESGTLPSGPPGHTMEVSC; encoded by the exons ATGGCACCCCCAAACCCAAACGCCCAGCGATACTCACCTACCATGATGTGGGACTCAATT CCGCTGTTTCAATTCGGAGATATGCAGGAAATCATTCAGAACTTCGTGCGAGTTCATGTGGATGCCCCTGGAATGGAAGAGGGGGCTCCTGTGTTCCCTTTGGG ATATCAGTACCCATCTCTGGACCAGCTGGCGGATATGATCCCTTGCATCCTGCAGTACTTAAA TTTTTCCACAATAATTGGAGTTGGTGTTGGAGCTGGGGCCTACATCCTGTCACGATATgct CTTACTCACCCGGATACAGTCGAAGGTCTTGTCCTCATCAACATTGATCCCAATGCCAAGGGCTGGATGGATTGGGCAGCCCACAAG CTAACAGGCCTCACCTCTTCCATTCCGGAGATGATCCTTGGACATCTCTTCAGCCAA GAGGAGTTGTCTGGAAATTCTGAGTTGATACAAAAGTACAGAAATATCATTACACATGCACCCAATCTGGAGAACATTGAACTGTACTGGAATAGCTACAACAA CCGCCGAGACCTGAACCTTGAGCGTGGAGGTGCTGTCACCCTCAA GTGCCCTGTGATGCTGGTGGTAGGAGACCAAGCACCCCATGAAGATGCAGTG GTGGAATGTAACTCAAAGCTGGACCCCACCCAGACCTCTTTTCTCAAG ATGGCTGACTCTGGAGGCCAGCCCCAGCTGACTCAG CCAGGCAAGCTGACCGAGGCCTTCAAGTACTTCCTGCAAGGCATGGGCTACA TGGCCTCATCCTGCATGACTCGCCTGTCACGATCTCGCACAGCCTCCCTGACCAGCGCAGCATCCATTGACGGCAACCGGTCCCGCTCTCGCACCCTGTCCCAGAGCAGCGAGTCTGGAACTCTCCCTTCAGGGCCTCCAGGGCATACCATGGAGGTCTCCTGTTGA